The following coding sequences are from one Sphaeramia orbicularis chromosome 11, fSphaOr1.1, whole genome shotgun sequence window:
- the ndufs6 gene encoding NADH dehydrogenase [ubiquinone] iron-sulfur protein 6, mitochondrial, with the protein MAAALGRVLSFSKNVKTLVSPLRLTAVPAHRYSLEVSSTGELITHTGQVFDENDPRRARFVGRQKEVNKNFAIKLVAEEPVSEVGTRVVSCDGGGGALGHPKVYINLDKDTKVGTCGYCGLQFKQKHHH; encoded by the exons ATGGCGGCCGCACTGGGCAGAGTCCTGTCCTTCAGTAAAAATGTTAAGACGCTTGTCTCACCCTTGAGACTGACTGCTGTACCTGCTCACCGTTACAGTTTAGAGGTTTCCAGCACCGGCGAGCTTATCACTCACACTGGACAA GTGTTTGATGAAAACGATCCCAGGAGAGCCAGATTTGTTGGAAGGCAGAAAGAG GTGAATAAGAACTTTGCCATTAAGTTGGTGGCAGAGGAGCCGGTGTCTGAGGTCGGGACCAGAGTGGTGTCATGTGATGGAGGTGGAGGTGCTTTGGGTCACCCCAAAGTCTACATTAACCTG GATAAAGACACAAAAGTGGGCACATGCGGCTACTGTGGATTACAGTTCAAGCAGAAGCACCATCACTGA